Proteins co-encoded in one Cervus canadensis isolate Bull #8, Minnesota chromosome 15, ASM1932006v1, whole genome shotgun sequence genomic window:
- the LOC122453701 gene encoding ATPase inhibitor, mitochondrial-like — translation MQGRGFGSEQGDNVRSSAGAIRDAGGAFGKREQAEEERYFRARAKEQLATLKKHHENEISHHAKEIERLQKEIERHKQSIKKLKQSEDDD, via the coding sequence ATGCAAGGCCGAGGCTTTGGCTCGGAACAGGGAGATAATGTTAGGTCCAGTGCAGGCGCGATCCGGGACGCCGGTGGGGCCTTCGGAAAAAGAGAGCAGGCCGAAGAGGAACGATACTTCCGAGCTCGTGCTAAAGAACAGCTGGCCACCTTGAAGAAACACCATGAAAATGAGATCTCTCATCATGCAAAGGAGATAGAGCGCCTGCAGAAAGAAATTGAGCGGCATAAGCAGTCGATCAAGAAACTAAAACAGAGTGAGGATGATGACTAA